The following is a genomic window from Rhipicephalus microplus isolate Deutch F79 unplaced genomic scaffold, USDA_Rmic scaffold_1044, whole genome shotgun sequence.
TCCACGttgtgccatttttttataacttttgcgagttcaattcgaaatcttgttttttttcagtaacttcaacTTACTTGCACGCGGAAGTGAACTGCACGTATCTATTCATTTGTAGCATACCGTGTTCCCTTGTGAGGGCCAGAAGCTGCTAAGCTGGCGCCGAGGTTTGACCATCATGGCGATTTTGTCGCGATTATACCGCATTGTCGGTTTACCTCGTTCAAAAGAGAGTTTCAGCTAAGGCTGTTATTCGGCAGAAACTCTAAATTTAATTTATGCGTCAATCGTATTTTTTTACAAAAACCTGAATATGGCCTGTTTTTCTCGGTTGAGAAAATCTTTATGGTATAGGGTAATTCAGTGCCCAAAAATTGTACTGGTTCAAAAAGTTTAGATTTgttcaatacatacatacattcaggGGCAATACTCATTGCGAGCGATGGACCAATATTCCAAACGGATGACGACTTTTGTGGTTTAAAAAACGCAAACTTTATTTACACAAGAGCACCTCTGGCCGATGACGTGTTGGGTTCTGACATCTTATTttattccttatttttttttccttttttataccAAGTCTTTACAGATGTCATGTGACCATTCCGAACGTTTtcacttcacaacaaaacataaATAAGGGAATTATTAGGGAGCAGTGCAGTGCAGTGCCCTTCCTAGCCCGGGTCACTTggcgacgttaaacccaacacacAAAATCACACGATGAGGAAGCACTCTCTGCTTTGTCCTAATAACACAGCCTTCTTGGGGAATGAGCTCAGCATGAAGCAGCACGAGCAGGTTCGCTAGAAAGGTGTCCACAATCCAGCTCAACCAGTCGACCCTCGTGAACAAAGCCACCACTGACAGGCCGCACATTTCTCGAAAGTCAGCAAAGTTCTTCAATGCCACTCAACTCGTCATCACTGAACTGAGCACCCGACTCATCGGAGGAGGAGTTGCACGAATCACAAATGCAGAAGACAAGTGCTTCAATTTCACTATCCACAATCATGTCCCGTTCCCATGCTTCAGCTTCAACTTGCTCTACATGAGCGCAGCAGTTTTGccacttttcctgttttacaGATGCCAGTGCTTCTGGCAGAAGCTTCTCTACTTCAACCAAAGTGAAACCCGTATTTCGTGCTGCGATGTACCCCTTTACCTGGCTCCAAACAAGCTCGATTGGGTTGAACTCGCAGTGGTATGGTGGTACACAAAGCCCTTCATGGCCGTGGGTAGCCGCCAGAGTGTCGATGCGTTACACAATACTGGGTGTGTTGACCTTTTGGGAAAGTTCCAGCAGTTCAGCTCTCACCATGTCCTCTGACCACGGAACACCTTTCTTTGTGAGCCAAAGCTGAATATCAGCTTTGCGCGTGGACTTGGTAGGTGCTTTCTCAAGAGCTACGCTGTGGTATGGCGCTTTGTCCATGACAATAACGCTATAAGGCGGAATGTTTGGCAAAAGCTTGTCGGTGAACCACTCCTCAAAGTATCTGCTATCCATCTCAGAGTGGTAGTCAGCGCTGCCCCCCTTTTTTGCTCGGAAGTAGTCAGCAGCTCCTTCGATGAAACCAGTTGCACTGCTGCCAGCATGTACGAGGATCAAACGGGCCCCTTTGCCCAAGGGTGCAGCCAATCCTGTCGTCAGACCTTTGAGGAAGGCATCTTGCGATGACTTCACAGTCGTGTCCTGCCAAACGTACTCCTTCATGTGCCCTGCGTTGACGCATGTTTCATCCAAGTAGATGATGCACCTCTACAAAGCAGAACGAACGAGCGCATGAGTTAGCGCACACAAGTAAACATACCCACAGCAGCAGCTTGAGTCTTGGCATGACCATAGTCGAAAATACTGCAAAGTACAACTTGAGCAAAACGTACAAAAAGCATTCATATGCatattctattttctttgttaccCACTCATATGCTGACTGCTCTTTCGTAAACAGCTGCTTAGCGTCAATCGAGGAAAAAAACGGTCGGCATCAGTGCTTTCTTTAGTCGGGCTTTAATTCGGCACGTAGGTGGCATTTGGCTGTCAGTTCTGATTCATGGCAAGTTCACATGTCACACATGCGGTATTCGGTAAGAATTCATTGGCCGTCGCTATCATTTTGCACGAATGGAAACAAAAATAGGCACAGAAATTCCCAACAATGCTGCCAGTAACTCGCATCTTTCATGGGAATGAGTGCTTACCGCACCAAACGGCGGAGATTTATCGAATAACTCTCACGAATTGAGGCAAATACCCCCACCCAACAAAACAAAAGTCGTGAAATGCGACCTGCAAGCAATTACCTGGCTtaaccgttttctttttttccaggtTGTAATTCAGATGTAATACTCTCCATTACGATTATAAAGTTGCAATGCTAACATCAAGTGTTATATCAAGGAAATCTACATGTGCTGCGTTAGGAAATATGAAAATAACGGTTCCCACCTGCCCTGTCCTCGGAATTTCTTGATCGCCCGCAAGTACCTGCGACGCCAGGCAATGATGTCACTGCGCTCGATTAGCGCAAGATTCCGTTTTCTCTTAGCAAAGGTGAAGCCGATGTCCTTCATTAGCCTCAAAAAGGTGGTTTTCGGGAAGTTTGGCAAGTCGTCGTCTTCGTTGACAGCCCTTATCACACTGTGCAGTGTTGGGATCTCCCTCTTGGCGTACATGCAGTGCACTTTCAGACGGATGGCTTGGATTGTCAAGCTGTCATGTTTGACGATTCGCGAGCTCGAAATCTTCACCTCGCGAGCTAGTTTTTTCGGTGACACCAAAGGCCCACGCAGACGCTCCGCCTTCAATTTCGCCACGGTATGGGGAGATATTCCAGTGTCCTCGCTCACAACACTCAGCACTTCCCGCACAGATTTATCCGGGAAACGCATCCTGGTACGGGCGTACACATTTGCAATTACTTGCTTGGcgtgctttgatagctttgatgtgcgaagcttcgaaaaaattcgcacaggagaggtggtcgaggacgcagagctggacgccattttttcgaagctgccacaacaagtaaaaaaaagatggcagcgcGGGTTGCGCAgagagcgaaaacctgatacgaaagcgacaaacataaattaccaactcgcatatttggattgtttatccgacaacacaggcgtttgttttttaacctgatgacaaatatgtatgcttagaagtttcccgagaagcatttattgattctcgtacaccccaagcgacgcactactttttggtcgcggcagtacacagcgcaaacaagagcgctagctttgacagcgttgcacatgatgtatgaaacggagtatagttgATTATGATGGTGCTGATGGCAACTCGAATCAACGCTGAAATGGCTGCCTAATGGCGAAATTCTAAAAGTTATCAGCCTAGATATAGAAAGTCATGGCGGGCGATGTGTCATTGCTCGAGTTGCCGCTTCAGCGACTCAAGGCTGCTGTGCGCATTTGCCGGTAAGGAAACTTTCCAGTGGGACGACAAAGCGACAGCTGCAGCTCTACATATGGGCGATCTAGCGTTGTATTTGTTGCATGTGCGGAGAGAAATTTTACCGGTCATGGAATGGCTACGTAACGGGATTCCAAGAGCGGGCCGATACTGCAGATGTATACCACATTCACAGCCATTTCACTGGTAAGTGGCaagctaattgattgatatgtggggctcaacgtctcaaaaccaccatatgattatgagagacgccgtagtgaagggttccagaaattttgaccacctgtggttctttatgtgcacgcaaatctgagcacaccggcgtacagcatttttgcctccctagagccgggattcgatcccgcgtgcTGCTAGTCAGCGGCCGAGTAAAATGACAAGATAAGAAGACATGTAGAGCAAAAGTTATAATGACTGGATTTCTACGACTTCAAATCATGATCAGAGTTGCGGGATGCCTAGGTGAGTGCTCTGAAAATTTTCACTATCAATACCGTGAACTCACCCCACACGCTAATCAGGCGCGTAgtgtttcgcctccatcgaattaCAACCACCACGGTCGTATCAAACCCACGACGTCCGGCTCAGCGGGATGGCCTGTTGATCAACAAGGGCCGAAAAGCATACATAGGATACTGTATATTTAAAAGCACACAGGCAACGTTTACCGATTCTTTTACCGAGCAAGCGTTCTTGTTCAGAGGAAACACCAGAAAACGACCTATTGACGATGCGATAACCGCTTCCAGCTGACTGATTACAGCTTGATATTTATTTAGCTCTACAGGAGAAAACTGGCCGACTTTGAGAAATTAGGAATGGCAATACTGAACTTGGCGGTACATTGATGTTTTCAAGGAATCATTTAACTTAAAAGATAACAGCCCTTAATCTTCTAGCTGTGAAATGATGACAGTATTTGAAATCTAGGCTAAGAAAAATTATCTTTTTGTAGAATGAACAAGCTCAGAATGCCATTCACGAAAcagctttattattatttttttgccttTCCGCCATTCTTCCATAAGGCACACCGCGCCTCAACGCTCTGTAATTGTCTCTCATAAAGCTAGAGACTTTCCAGGGCATTCTGGAAGTTCTAAGTTTCACTTTGACGCTGGAACCATTGCAGTTTCCAGTTCTCTCCTCTTGAAGAGATGTGATGTGCGATGTCGAGTGTCCCAGAGTGGTGAAACCAAACGCTGCGGTAATTCTCTTTACGACCGTGGTGCAGTTTTTGCTTCATAGGCAGTTTTCTTCAAGCAGTGCATCACTCAGAAAATAAACCGTGTTTTTTTTCGACAGAGGACACCACAATAAAATGCGCCCCACTTCGCATTGTACGAGCGTACGCTGTAAAATTTAGTGGTCATTGCAGCTACTTTTTACCAAGAGGTCTGTGAAAGTCGCAACGTGTGATGATTTTTTTCTGTGAGAAGAATTTCGCCTTGGAAAGCGGTTGTTACTCTTTTGAATGTCCGTCGCTATACTTCAGGGCCTACAAAATACAAAGACAAAATTACGCCGTGGTGACTTTCTATGAAAGAGGCTCAGCAGTATCGGCTTTCGCTCATTGTTGACCTCTCGACTTGAGAAATAATGAAAATATAGAAAatgtttcaatatttattttatttatttatttaggtaccctaaGGAATGACATGAAGGAATGGGGAAAACAAAAAGTGACATAAATTACAAGCTAGTTACTGGATTTATGTTCAGCATTTGGTTTGTTTATTCAAGATTTGTTAATTTCATTTTACACCGTACTATAATGGTTTACTTCTTGGGGCTTGAATCGCGGCGTCTGTGGGTAAGGTATGTCGATTAGGAATGTTCGTCGACGTTCCCATCGTTTTCACACCTACAACTCTCGATATTGTATACGGGACGTTTTTTTTGCCTTTTGAGTCATGTAGCGGTTTGTTGTACAATTATAATCAGTAAAGCTGGACATTACAGAAAATGTGAAGTTCTCAATATTACATCTGAATATGATAACAACGATCTTCAATAAAACCACTTGTGGTACGTGTTGTCTGCCCATCCACAATTTTTAACAGCTGATAACAGATATGCGTGTGCTTGAAGACACATATCAGTCGTGCAAATTTTTGCGACTTGAGCCGAGTGTAGGCCCGTAGTCAGGGAGCGTGAGCGGGGGCCCTAGGTTGTCGTTGCCACTCTCCTTGGGATTTTGTTTGGGAGGGGTGGATGTTTCATCGAAAATATTTATTGAATATCAGTGTTTTTCTCAAAACGTGAAAGCCTCTTGCAAGCCCTTTCCTCTTCCATTCAAAAAAGCTTTCTCTGTACGGGCCTGAGCGGCCCCTTATAGCGCAGGATGACACGCGCAGACCCATGAATTGATTCCTGTAAAGGTGCATGCAGGAATGAATTGCACTGAAGCAAAGAGAATATCAGATGCGAGGGTAATGCCTACATGAATGCGTTACTATATGCTGCGTACAAGAGTGCGGACAACGTGAAACAAAGCATCATGACTGGTACATGACTGAATATATTTGAATAATTACAACAACAACGTTTGTCTGTTACCCACCGGTATGTTGGATCGCCAAAAATATCCCTTCATCGGGTTCCTGTTTCCGTTCAGTGATGAATATCATTCTCTGTCTTTTTCGTCTGAATAAATGAGCATTGGGAAATATCACAGGGTCCCCTATGTATTCATGTAGGACGACTCGAGAGCGAAAGCCACTTTCTTTTGGGAagcactgcctccaagatcggcTCATCTCTGACTAAGCAATGAACTCATTTAGTGGCGTCATAAAGCGATGTCCCGTGATGTGACGTCACTGTGAAGTCACAGTGACGTCATATCTTTGAAGTCGTCCCAACAAAGGTGTAACCGAAGGATGGCAATCACCAGGTCCATGTTTCCTCCAATTCATTTTTTGCCATAGGTTAAAAACGAAACACCAATATTTCAATAGGGTCCCCCCAAAAAGCAAGGaagtgcgcccccccccccccgaaaaaaatttctgcctacaccCTTGCGTCACAATGCTTGTGATCCATGAAGTCGCGATGATATATAAGGGGAGCGCGTCATCACGTGATTATACTTCGCATCACTCGTGTTTGCAGTGACGCCATAACACACCAACGCCACTGACGCGGGCTGCCGCTCAATTTTCGCATTTGGTGACACACCCTGGACTTTCACATGAATAATTTACTACAATTATTGGTTTACCTCACTAAATTAACACCTGCTCTCAGTGACCAATACGCGCACTTCACCTTCACTATTGGATCAAAAGGTTCTGAATGAAGCCTTTGCCTTTTGTTTGGTGGTTATAGAGGAATAGTTCTTCTTTCAAGCATTTTGTTTTATCTTTTTTCTGTAGGACTGAAATATCGCAATTATCAACTGGTCaaattatttgaaaaaatgaaGTTACCTAGTGTCCAATAGGAGTTTTTGGTCAGCGTCGCAATCTTTCACTTAGTGAAAGTCAGCAACTGCACCGTCACACTATATCACTGCGATAATCTTTTTCAAAGCAGTGTTCAAAACCTGAACGTTTTTTTTAAGCCAGAATAGACATAAGAGCTCCATGAATATAAGTATAGAACGTTGTTAAATGAACAGGAAAAGTAGAAGCTTCACGCCACCAAATAAGTAAGCTTTGTGTATACGGCAAAAATAAAACTTCAGAGTGAAGGTTTCGGAAACATGTTTCTGCGTCATTTCTATTGATTTGTCGGGGAAGGGCTGTGCGAGGGTTTTGCGTAGTCCTCGAGACCTCGTAAACGGACAGTGTAGGCTCTGCAAAGACTGCAATACAATAGCGAATTGGCAACTACCTTGTTGAAACGTAAAACAAATATGCACGAGGATGATATTGAACCATTTGAGTCTCTTAAAAAACATGGTACACACATCAAAAGCATGACATTTTTCCTCAAATGTTTTTTGAAAGTAGGTTGAATCTACTGCTCAAGAAATAACGAAGCTAACGCCAGTAATGATGAAGACTCTACTAGCCGAGGTATGTGCCTACAGAGTACTGGTTTTTGTCCTAATAATGTTATTTATACCTCACTTACGTCCCTAAATATTATTACGGATGCCGTAGAAGAGCGCTCTGAAAATTTTGAGAAGCTGGTGTTCAGTACGCGCGCTATCATCgaacagtacatgggcctctggcATTTTTTCTCTCAATAAAATGTTACCGCTGCGGCTGCAATAGAACCACGTGACCTTCGGGTCTGCAGCCAAGCACCTCAAACTTTACAACACCACAGCGGGCCCATTTTGACCTCTTTATCCTTGCCCTAAATACATCTGCTACAGTTCATTTAAGACCATGCTTACAGAATTACTGAAAGAGGTTTTCTTACTCGTGTTTATCTCTGCACTCGAGCAGCCTCCTATTACACTGTCTATTGGATAAACATCATTGAAAATAAGGAATTCAAGAAATTGAGCAAAGTGTACTTATGGTCAAAAAGTACGACTGTCACTTCTCGATGCTATTGAGTGAGATGAATGTTGTTCGAAAGTCGCCGACATTACTAAATCTCACAGAGATAATTGCCAAAAAAGTCTAGACGAACAAGCATCTACCCTGGTAGTGCACCGCACACTTAATGTAAAGGTTGCTAGTTCAACGCCCATCAGACCAAGGTTCTTTTTCCTGACCACTTACATTCCTCGTTATAAGTCGCGCACTTGAACATAACACTGGAAACAACCTGATCAACACTTTCCTTGGTTGAGTGATCGGTTGGCTTCGTAAGGAAGGAGGTACGTTACTCACAGTAATGACTCGCATGGAGATTTTGAAAGCTATATTAACAGATGAAGCACGTGTGCAAGTGCGTGTATGTGTGAGTATGTGCTTGTGTGCGtgaacgcacgcacgaacgcacgTATTTCGAAGTGTCTTACAAAAGCACACCACTAGATATATTTCCCTTCATTTGCTGCTATACAAAAAATAGCACGAGGAAATAGTTGTTAGTTGAAAGAAAACAATACTATGTACCTCAATGCAAGTCCCCCAATGAGCAAGGTATGAGAATATACCTGGATGATGAAAGCAAAGGCCCAAGTGCTTCCGCGCAACATTCAATGTAGGTAGATTGGCTTGATGGAAAGCGATTGAATTTTAAAGGAAGGATGGTTAGTGCACCATCTGTATTTGTTGGAAGCTCTAAAGTAGCTTGTACAGATGTTGAGTAAAGTGTCGACATTTTGCAATATGCACGATGGCCATGCCACTGGCTCAGATAAGACCTACGTCGAACTTGAGCTCAAGCTTTATGGCATCATATACGTCGAAGCTGAGGTAACGCTCACCATAACTATTTGTCTGAATACTATCTGGACGTGCAATTGCATCCAATAGCTTTCAATTCACACTTAGCGAACACCTTAAAAGTGAATGTAAGGGTACATGTCGATACCACGATATACACCACTAGTTAGCGTTCATAGTGAAAATTTCACTTAGTGTTCATAGTGAAGAAGCGGATATATACTATTACTTTAAGTGACTGTAAAGCAGCTGGTGGTTCCCATTTTGTGCCAAGGTGTCCACATAGCGATAATTCAGTGAATTATGATAATAATATTTGTTTGGACTTAACGTCTCATAACCACTATttggatatgagagacgccataatggggtgtccaggtggtctaaattttcggagctctccacaacagcgtctctcataattatatggtggtttgtgacattaaaccctacatataaatcaatcaatgcgtAGTTGAacactccagaaatttcggccacctctTGTTTTCCAACGTTCACCTAAATATAAGCGCGCAGGCCTCAAGCATTGTCTCCTCTATCGAAAATACGGCTGCCCCGtccgggtttcgatcccgcgcccagcgggtcagcagccgagcggcttagtcactagaccaccattgCGGCTTTTTAGTAAAAGACATTCATGGGCATTTATATTACAGCTTGGTGGTGGCTAGACTTGTTTACCATGTTTTATGCATTAAAGCGCACCAATTCGATGCTGTGACACCAAATTGATGACGGAACGTACAGTGCACTTAGAGTTATCGAAATTCGGGCTTTCGCCTTCAATTGAAGCTGTGATGTCGTTATAAGTGACTTTTTGGTGAGGGATAAGGGAAGAAGTGCCTGCGCGGAATTTTTTTACCCTCTGTGCATACCAATACATCCATAGTTTCTTGCTGTTCGCACCATCAAATAGCAAGGAGGTGTGCCCTCAATATCAGCAATGGCACCAACGCTAGGCTTTCGCGACAAGCAAAAAGCAGGCGGCAATTATTGGCAGCAGGTTGAGCAGAAATTAACTTAAAAATGACACCCAATATAAAATGAGCGCCACACGCTCACACAACTGAGAGGCACAAATTGATAAGCGTAAATGTTTTATATACAACAACAGGCGTACACACACATCAAAAATAACCTAGATACGTACCCTTAGCTCGAGTCGAGGAATCTTTCATCACTGCGTCGCCAATGCCTCAATATTTCTAAGAAACGTTTTGCATGCTCCACAGCCTCTTCGATAGCAAGGAATACAATTTATACATCCAAAAAGGTGAAATGGTATAGAACACGAGCCCAAAAGGGCATGCTTCTCTGAAGGAGATGTATCTTTTAAGCTGGGCGACGATGGCGGAGCCTTAGTGGATGGCAAGCTATGATTTTCTCGGTCGCAGTAATGCTGAATATTGTTCAATATGACAGGTTTCTCGTCCGCAAGACGGGCAAGGATCTTGTTCTCGGTCAATACTATCACCAATAAATGTGCGCCCGGTTTAAACGCACAAATATGTCACCTTGTAGGAGATAGCAATAAATGTCCCCTTCTACATCTGCTTCTTTCTATCAAACTTTATTTATTGTTCACACActcttctcttctcttttttctctctgtttCATTTTCTCTTTTAAACCCTTTCGATATATGATATGCCttattttttcttcattcttcttTTCACATCTGCCCTTATCACCTTAACCTTTTTTTCCTACTCTCGGGGTATACTATAGTATATGACACTGTTATATCTTTTGCCATTGTGCCTAGATAGCGGAGTGTTTAAAAGACGGTCGCCTTCAGATTGTGGAAACGCCGCTTCAATTTACGCCTCACCGAGTATTTTTTGCCCCCTCGcatttccgtctgtctgtcttcaCTGCTTTATCCTTCTCAACAATAAAATAAAGGATAGGGTTTAAAGTCACAAAATCTTTATATGATCACGAGTGAAGTCGTAgtagaaggctctggaaattttgaccacctgtggttattTACATGCACTTAAATCTATTACACGGGCATCAACCATTTTCACCTTAAACTAAAATGCATTCTCTATAGCTTTCTCTATTTGTTTCGCTCTCAGTGTACTCGTTACCTCGCCCATCAGCTTTACTGCATCCAGTGCCGGAACAATCAGAGCATATGTTTTGACAGTGAAGCAGATGATCAAGAGAATCATGAAGACATCACAAGTCGATAACGCAGAGCTGTTTTAGCGCAGCTGTGGCATTAGTGGCTGCAAGAAAACAGGACGTGCTCCAAGGAGTTTGTAGACGCCTGGTACATACCGTAGTTTCTACGACCAGCTTAAACAGCCGCGCTATCAAAAAAATTTAGAGCATATCCATGGCTTGAATGACGATGAATGGTGTGAAGCGTCCGTCAGGCTGTCCGTTCATTGTTGCTTTcgtccttccatgcatccgtccgtgcgtccgttcattttTGCGTCtttccgtgcgttcgtccatcctcccgttcgtgcgtccatctgtccgtacgtccacgtgtctgtctgttcatccgtccgtctggcgtccgtccatccatccgtctgcttgtctgtctgtccacccgtgcatcctttcatgcgtccatccacccgtatATCTAGTGAGTCCtccaactaccgccatctcgcatattttcaccATATATTTATCGTATAAAAGTACCGCCTGCCaacgggcattccaaggactaaacgagaagtggatACCTACTGCCACGTcgactactactaataataaataCATTGCGAAGGCATGACCcatggcataaggagcttcgcctgtAAGAAGGAAAAAGAAGTCACCTAGAAATCCTGGCCGCAATAAGCATCATGCTATTGTAGAAAGTAAAGCAGAGATCACTTCGTAGACACGTCCACTATCGAAGAAAGTGCTTTTCATCTTTCTAGACGCATGATCTTAAGAAAATTTCCCTTCAAGCGTGCAACACGCAAGCGCTGCATGGTTCAGCCTCCCCAGCATTTCGTTTGCCTGCAGAAACACTCGACCGTCGCATGTCGCGAATCTCCAAGAGGAGAATAATGGTGCAACGAAAAATCGGTATGTTCAAGAAAAGCGTTGAACTTCAATAATGCTCTGGCGAGGCTTTCATTTTATGACAGGAATTTATGGGCCA
Proteins encoded in this region:
- the LOC142796043 gene encoding uncharacterized protein LOC142796043, whose product is MRFPDKSVREVLSVVSEDTGISPHTVAKLKAERLRGPLVSPKKLAREVKISSSRIVKHDSLTIQAIRLKVHCMYAKREIPTLHSVIRAVNEDDDLPNFPKTTFLRLMKDIGFTFAKRKRNLALIERSDIIAWRRRYLRAIKKFRGQGSIFDYGHAKTQAAARCIIYLDETCVNAGHMKEYVWQDTTVKSSQDAFLKGLTTGLAAPLGKGARLILVHAGSSATGFIEGAADYFRAKKGGSADYHSEMDSRYFEEWFTDKLLPNIPPYSVIVMDKAPYHSVALEKAPTKSTRKADIQLWLTKKGVPWSEDMVKGYIAARNTGFTLVEVEKLLPEALASVKQEKWQNCCAHVEQVEAEAWERDMIVDSEIEALVFCICDSCNSSSDESGAQFSDDELSGIEELC